The following are encoded in a window of Scophthalmus maximus strain ysfricsl-2021 chromosome 2, ASM2237912v1, whole genome shotgun sequence genomic DNA:
- the btg3 gene encoding protein BTG3: MRREIAAVVFFLKRLVKKGGKLEPHQVELFVERLAVALQEKFKGHWYPETPSKGQAYRCIRVNRFHRQDPELLRACRESGIQHSDLGLPRELTLWADPGEVCCRYGEQNPCFSVATFPSEEEDGKDVAKKVTSALERVTSDYHSGSSSDEEGTRTSPLTIDHSRGAYQAMNPTAPSWHPKKMVPGSSPNHPHQVFRPRNRAPHSLRHNLWFPPGYRGGPGYWDTNMLHGYS; encoded by the exons ATGAGGAGAGAAATTGCCGCCGTGGTGTTCTTCCTGAAGAGGCTCGTGAAGAAGGGGGGGAAGCTGGAACCGCACCAGGTGGAGCTGTTTGTCGAGAGGTTGGCGGTTGCCCTGCAGGAGAAGTTCAAGGGCCACTGGTACCCTGAGACCCCCAGCAAAGGACAGGCGTACAG GTGCATCAGAGTCAACAGGTTCCATAGGCAGGATCCAGAGCTCCTTCGGGCCTGCCGGGAGAGCGGCATTCAGCACAGTGACCTGGGACTGCCGCGTGAACTCACATTGTGGGCGGACCCTGGGGAGGTCTGTTGCAG GTATGGAGAACAAAATCCTTGCTTCTCAGTGGCCACTTTCCccagtgaagaggaagatggCAAAGATGTCGCAAAGAAGGTGACCAGCGCCTTGGAGAGGGTGACATCAGACTACCACTCAGGCTCTTCCTCCGACGAGGAGGGCACACGCACGTCCCCTCTTACCATTGACCACAGCCGCGGTGCTTACCAG GCGATGAACCCGACTGCTCCTTCTTGGCATCCCAAAAAAATGGTTCCTGGAAGCAGTCCCAACCATCCTCACCAGGTTTTCAGGCCTCGCAACAGAGCCCCCCACTCTTTGAGGCATAACCTGTGGTTCCCTCCTGGCTACAGAGGAGGGCCTGGATACTGGGACACAAACATGCTACACGGTTACAGTTAG